The sequence CATCCTGCACACGTCCGGCGGTTACCTCACCCAGGCGGCGTACACGCACCAAGCGGTCTTCGACCTCAAGCCGGAGACCGATGTCTACTGGTGCACCGCCGACATCGGCTGGGTGACCGGACACTCGTACATCGTCTACGGGCCGCTGGCCAACGGCGCCACGCAGGTGATGTACGAGGGCACCCCCGACACCCCGCACCAGGGCCGCTTCTGGGAGATCGTCCAGAAGTACGGGGTCACGATCCTCTACACCGCGCCGACCGCGATCCGTACGTTCATGAAGTGGGGGGACGACATCCCCGCCAAGTTCGACCTGTCGTCCCTGCGCGTCCTCGGTTCGGTGGGCGAGCCGATCAACCCCGAGGCCTGGATCTGGTACCGCAAGCACATCGGTGCCGACAAGTGCCCGATCGTGGACACCTGGTGGCAGACCGAGACCGGCACGATGATGATCTCGCCGCTGCCGGGCGTCACGGAGACCAAGCCGGGGAGCGCCCAGCGCGCCCTGCCGGGTATCTCGGCCACCGTCGTCGACGACGAGGCCAACGAGGTCCCGAACGGCGGAGGCGGCTACCTGGTCCTCACCGAGCCGTGGCCGTCGATGCTCCGCACCATCTGGCGCGACGACCAGCGGTTCCTCGACACGTACTGGTCACGCTTCGAGGGCAAGTACTTCGCCGGCGACGGTGCCAAGAAGGACGAGGACGGCGACATCTGGCTGCTGGGCCGCGTCGACGACGTGATGCTGGTGTCCGGGCACAACATCTCGACCACCGAGGTCGAGTCGGCGCTCGTCTCGCACCCGTCGGTCGCGGAGGCCGCCGTGGTCGGCGCCGCCGACGAGACGACCGGCCAGGCCATCGTCGCCTTCGTCATCCTGCGGGGCACGGCCACCGCCTCCGACGAGCTGGTGGCGGAGCTGCGCAACCACGTCGGTACGACGCTCGGCCCGATCGCCAAGCCGAAGCGCATCATGCCGGTGGCCGAGCTGCCGAAGACCCGTTCCGGCAAGATCATGCGGCGTCTGCTGCGTGACGTGGCGGAGAACAGGGCCCTGGGCGATGTCACGACCCTGACCGACTCCTCGGTCATGGACCTGATCCAGAGCCAGCTGCCGTCGGCCCAGTCCGAGGACTGAGGCGCCGACGGACGACCGACAACCCGAAGGGCACCCGGCGACGCGCCGGGTGCCCTTCGGGCATTTAAGGTGAAGATCACCACTCCCTCACACCCCCGCTCCCACGCCCCGCGGGTACAGTGGCGGCTGAGCGACAACACGATAAGAAAATCTCCACAGGGGTGCCGGGAAGTCTGGTCGGCAAGTGCATCAGCCATGCCATCGCTGCCGTACCGACCCGGAGGTCTCCCCCCGTGGCCACGCCCACTCCCGCACCCACCGGCCCCCGCCGCACCTTCCTGGGGCGGCTGCCGCTCCCCGAGCGCAACTATGTCGCCGACGCCCTGCGTACGGAGACCGTCGGTGGCGTCATCCTGCTGGCCGCCGCCGTGGCCGCGCTGGTGTGGGCCAACACAGCGGGTTCGAGCTACTCGGCCGTCAGCAACTTCCACGTCGGGCCCGGACCCCTCGGGCTGCACCTCTCCGTGGCGCACTGGGCCGCCGACGGGCTGCTCGCGGTCTTCTTCTTCGTCGCGGGCGTCGAACTCAAACGCGAACTCGTGGCAGGTGAGTTGCGCGATCCCAGGGCCGCCGCGCTCCCCGTGGCTGCCGCGCTCTGCGGCATGGCCGTGCCGGCGGGCGTCTACACACTGGTGAACGTCCTCGGCGACGGTTCCACGGCCGGCTGGGCGGTTCCCACCGCCACCGACATCGCCTTCGCGCTCGCCGTGCTCGCCGTCATCGGCACCTCACTGCCGGCCGCGCTCCGGGCCTTCCTGCTGACGCTCGCCGTCGTGGACGACCTCTTCGCGATCCTGATCATCGCCGTCTTCTTCACCGAGGACATCGACTTCCTCGCGCTCGGCGGCGCCTTCCTCGGCCTGGGCCTCTTCCACCTGCTGCTCCGCCTCGGCGTGCGTGGCTGGTACGTCTACGTACCGCTCGCCGTGGTCGTCTGGGGACTGATGTACAACAGTGGCGTCCACGCCACCATCGCCGGCGTCGCCATGGGCCTGATGCTGCGCTGCACGCGGCGCGAGGGCGAGGAGCACTCGCCCGGGGAACGCATCGAGCACCTGGTGCACCCCCTGTCGGCGGGCTTCGCCGTTCCGGTCTTCGCGCTCTTCTCCGCCGGGGTCTCCCTCTCCGGCGGCGCGCTGGCCGGTGTGTTCGACCGGCCCGAGACGCTCGGAGTGGTCCTGGGACTCGTCGTCGGCAAGACGATCGGTGTCTTCGGCGGTACGTGGCTGACCACCCGGCTCACCAGAGCCGAGCTGAACAAGGAGCTGGCCTGGGCGGACGTCTTCGCGATCGCCGCACTCGCCGGTATCGGCTTCACCGTGTCGCTGCTGATCGGGGAGCTCGCCTTCGCCGGTGACGACGACATGATCAACGAGATCAAGGCGTCGGTTCTGCTCGGCTCCCTGATTGCCGCCGTACTCTCCGGTGTACTGCTCAAACTCCGGGTACGCAGATACAGGGCGCTGTCCGACGCCGAGGAACTCGACGAGGACGGTTCCGGAGTGCCGGACGTCTACGAACAGGACGACCCGGCGTACCACCTGAGGATGGCCGCGCTCTACGAGGGGAAGGCGGCCGAGCACCGCCGCCTTGCCCGACTGGCGGGGGCAGCGAGCAGCAAGCCGGACAGTCCGGCATGATCTGACATCGGACATGTTGAACAGGAGAGGGAGTCAGGGATGAGCGACCCCGGCAATTACGCGGGCAGCGCCGACCGCAGTCTCGGCCAGCTGGTCGCGTCGGCGACGGCCGAACTGTCGGCGCTGGTGCACGACGAAATCGCCCTGGCCAAGGCCGAGGTGCGGCAGGACGTCAAGCGCGGCGTCATCGGCAGCGTGGCCTTCATCGTCACGGGCGTGCTGGTCCTGTTCTCGATCCCGGTGCTGAGCTTCGCAGCCGCGTACGGCATCCACAATCTGGGGCTGGGCCTCGCCTGGTCGTTCCTGATCGTGGGCGGCGCGTTCATCCTGCTGGGCGTCCTGCTCGCACTGTTCGGCTACGCCAAGTTCAAGAAGGTCAAGCCGCCGGAGAAGTCCATCGCGTCCGCCAAGCAGACCGCCGCGGTCCTTCAGGGCGTCAAGCCGCACCCCCGTCCGGAGACCGCCGCCGACGCGATCCTTCCGCTGGGCGGCAGCACCCGCGCGGACCGGGCGATCGAGAGCGCACCGGTCCAGGACAAGGCGTCGGCTGTGGCACGCTCGTCCACATGACCGTCCCCGATTCCAGCGCATCCGGCCCTCTGGGCCCGGAGGACCGGGCGGGCCACGAAGGGCCGGCCGGCCCGGCGGGCCCCGCCCCCGCACCGTCCGCCCCGGCCGGCGGCCCCGTTCGCCTCGACGGTCCCTGGACGCACCGGGACGTCGCGGCGAACGGCGCCCGCTTCCACATCGCCGAAATGGGTGACGGGCCGCTGGTCCTCCTCCTGCACGGCTTCCCGCAGTTCTGGTGGACCTGGCGCCACCAGCTGCCCGCGCTCGCCGAGGCCGGCTTCCGGGCCGTGGCGATGGACCTGCGTGGCGTCGGCGGCAGCGACCGCACCCCCCGGGGCTACGACCCCGCCAACCTGGCGCTCGACATCACCGGCGTGGTCCGGTCGCTCGGCGAGCCGGACGCCGCCCTGGTCGGCCATGACATGGGCGGCTACCTGGCCTGGACGGCCGCCGTGATGCGCCCCAAGCTGGTGCGCCGGCTGGTCGTCTCCTCCATGCCCCACCCGCGGCGGTGGCGCTCCTCGATGCTCTCCGACTTCGCGCAGTCCCGGGCCGGCTCGTACATCTGGGGCTTCCAGCGGCCGTGGGTGCCGGAGCGTCAGCTCGTGGCCGACGACGCCGCGTTGGTGGCACAGCTGATCAGCGACTGGGCGGGTCCGGGCAAGGCGGAGTTCCCCGACGAGGCGACGCTGGGCGTCTACCGGCGTGCCATGGCCATCCCCTCGACGGCGCACTGCTCGATCGAGCCGTACCGCTGGATGGTGCGCTCGCTGGCCCGCCCGGACGGCATCCAGTTCAACCGGCGCATGAAACGGCCCGTCCGGGTGCCCACGCTGCATCTGCACGGTTCACTCGATCCGGCGGTCCGCACCCGCAGCTCGGCCGGATCCGGCGAGTACGTCGAGGCGCCCTACCGTTGGCGACTTTTCGACGGTCTGGGCCACTTCCCCCATGAGGAGGATCCGGCCGGATTCTCGGCCGAACTCATCAACTGGCTCAAGGATTCCGAGCCCGACCGCTAGCCACAGGGGCACACGTGTCCTACGAACAGCCACGTGCCTGACGCATAGGCCAATTGGCTGACGGATAGGCGGTTACGGACCATGAGGCACGGGCAGACGTCCGGGTATGGGCTGGACGCACGACTTCGGTGACGCAGCACGCAACCGTCGCTCGACCGCCACGGCGGTTCCGGGCATTCATGAGGGGGACGGCCTCCAGGGCCGGGTGCACGCTTTGCACGTCATGCATGATCCTCGGCTCGGCATCTCACGCATCCTCCGCCGCCGGGCCCGCTGGGTCTCGGCGCGGCTGCGCCATCCCCGCAACTGACGTACCCCGGGCCCGCCCGCATACCTCTAGAGCGCGCACCCCTGGCTGTCGACCTGCTGGTTGGCGGTGCGTCCCTGCGTGATGTCGTCGCGGATCTCGTCCGCCGTCAGCGCGTAGCCGGTGTCCGGGTCGTCGAGCGACTTCGCGAACACGACTCCGTACACCTTGCCCTCGGGGGTCAGCAGCGGGCCGCCGGAGTTGCCCTGGCGGACCGTGGTGTAGAGCGAATACACATCGCGGCGGACCGTGCCCCGGTGGTAGATGTCGGGGCCGTTGGCGTCGATGCGGGCGCGGACACGCGCGGAGCGTACGTCGTACGCGCCGTTCTCCGGGAAGCCCGCGACGATGGCGCTGTCGCCCGTCTCCGCGTCGCTCTCGGTGTCCGCGAACCGCAGCGGCTTCACGTCGAGGTCGGGTACGTCGAGTACGGCGATGTCGCGCCGCCAGTCGTAGAGGACGACCTTCGCGTCGTACAGGCGCCCCTGACCCCCGATCTGGACGGTCGGCTCATCGACGCCGCCGACGACGTGGGCGTTGGTCATGACCCGGCGGTCGGAGAACACGAACCCGGTGCCTTCGAGGACCTTGCCGCAGCTCGGGGCCGTCCCCACGACCTTCACGATGGACTGCTTGGCGCGCGCGGCGACGGGGCTGCCGACCAGCGCCGGGTCGGGGGCCCTGACCTCGGTGATCGGTTCGTTGGCGAATGGGCTGAAGACCTGCGGGAAGCCGTTCTGCGCGAGGACCGACGAGAAGTCCGTGAACCAGGTGGACGCCTGTGACGGCATCACCCGGGAGACGCCCAGCAGGACCGAGGAGCTGCGGACCTCCTTGCCCAGCGTCGGCAGCGAGGTGCCCGCCAGGGCGGACCCGATCAGCCAGGCGACCAGCAGCATGGCCACCACATTGACCAGGGCGCCGCCGGTCGCGTCCAGGGCACGCGCGGGCGACCACGTGATGTGGCGGCGGAGTTTGTTGCCCAGATGGGTGGTGAAGGCCTGGCCGATCGACGCGCAGACGATCACGATGACGACCGCGACGACGGCCGCGGTGGAGGAGACCTCCGAACCATCCGTCATCTGGTCCCACAGGACCGGCAGCAGATAGACGGCGACGAGACCGCCGCCCAGGAACCCGATCACCGACAGAATGCCGACGACGAACCCCTGGCGGTAGCCGATGACCGCGAACCACACGGCGCCGGCCAGCAGCAGGATGTCCAGCACGTTCACCGTCTATAGCCTCGCAGATTCGTCACCGGGCCCGTACGTCTCCGTGTCCGGGCGGGCCCGGAGCGGCGGAACACGGAAGTCAGCCTGTCATGCGCGCCAGTCGAGCGGCACCTGCCTGGCTCTGTCCCACGGGCGTTCCCAGCCCGCAAAGTGCAGAATCCGGTCGATCACCCCGGCCGTGAACCCCCAGACGAGCGCCGATTCGACCAGAAATGCCGGGCCCCGGTGGCCGCTGGGATGGACGGCCGTCGCCCGGTTGGCCGGATCCGTGAGATCCGCCACGGGAACCGTGAAGACCCGCGCCGTCTCGGCGGGGTCGACGACCCCGACCGGACTGGGCGTACGCCACCAGCCGAGCACGGGCGTCACCACGAAGCTGCTCACGGGGATGTAGAGCCGGGGCAGCACGCCGAAGATCTGCACCCCGCGCGGGTCGAGGCCGGTCTCCTCCTCGGCCTCCCGCAGGGCCGCCCTCAGCGGCCCGGTCGTCGCCTGGTCGCCGTCCTCCGGGTCGAGCGATCCACCGGGGAAGGACGGCTGCCCCGGATGGGAACGCAGGCTTCCGGCCCGTTCCATCAGAAGCAGTTCGGGGCCGCGCGCGCCCTCGCCGAACAGGACGAGCACGGCGGACTGGCGCCCCGCGCCGCTCTCGGGCGGCAGGAAGCGGCTGAGCTGCTGCGGCCGCACGGTCCGCGCGGCGCCCGCCACCGGATCGAGCCAGTCGGGCAGCCCTTCGGCCGAGACGGTGACCGGGACGCCGTCGTCGGCCGGGCCGGCGGTCACGACGTCCGTACGTCCGTCACGCGCGCCACCGCGCCGGCCCGACCCACCCGCATCACCGCGTTCCGTACCGCTGTACCGCTCCTCGCCCTGCTGTTCCGTGCCGGGTTCATGCGTCTTCATAGGCACCCCTCCGTCTCACAACGCCTGTCGTCCCGCGATTCGTTCCGCAGCGGCGGTCCGCCTCAGTCGGCGCCCAGGGGAGGTGCGGGGCTTCCCGGGTAGTCCGGCGGCGGATTCAGCCGCTGGCCCGGCCGGCCGCCCATCTCGTACTTCAGCAGCTTGCGGGCCTTCTCCGGGTCCGTCTCGCCCTCACCGTACGAAGGGCACAGCGGGGCGATCGGGCAGGCGCCGCAGGCGGGCTTGCGGGCGTGGCAGACGCGCCGGCCGTGGAAGATGACGCGGTGCGAGAGCATGGTCCACTCGCTCCTGGGGAAGATCGCCGCGATCTCGGCCTCGACCTTCTCCGGGTCCTCCTGCTCGGTCCACTTCCACCGCCGGACCAGCCGGCCGAAGTGCGTGTCGACGGTGAGTCCAGGGACGCCGAAGGCGTTGCCGAGGACGACGTTGGCCGTCTTGCGGCCGACTCCCGGGAGCTTGACGAGATCCGCGAGCCGCCCCGGCACCTCGCCGCCGTAGTCGTCCCGGAGCATGGCGGACAGGCCCAGCAGTGACCTCGCCTTGGCCCGGAAGAAGCCGGTCGGCCGGATCAGCTCTTCCAGGTCCTCCGGGACGGCCGCGGCCATGTCCTCCGGGGTGGGATAGGCGGCGAAGAGGGCGGGGGTCGTCTGGTTGACCCTCAGGTCGGTGGTCTGGGCGGAGAGAACCGTGGCGACGAGCAGCTCGAACGGATTCCGGAAGTCCAGCTCCGGGTGGGCGTACGGATAGACCTCGGCGAGCTCGCGGTTGATCCGGCGGGCGCGGCGGACCATGGCCAGATGCGATTCGGGCCGCCCCGGCTTCCTCTTCGGCGCACCGGCCGTGGCCGTGCCGGCGGCCTCGGCCACGGCCGGCTTCGCCCTCCTGGCCGAGCCGGAGCCGGCGGTCCCGGTCTTCGCCGTCGCGGACCTGCCCTCCGCCGTTTTCTTCAGGTTCTTCCGGTTGCCCGCACCCTGTTCGCCCACAGCGGAATCACGGCCTTCCGACACCCCATCAGCCCCCTTGGCCTGCGCTCTCACCGGCATTCTGGACACCCGGCCAGCCTAGAGCCCGCCACTGACATCCGCCCCGGTCACCGGTGATCCGCCCCCAATCGGCCCCCTGCCGTACCCCTCGGCACGCGCGTGCGTCAAACTGGTTTGTGATTGATCGCACTGTTTTACCGTCCGGCATGATGGGGACCACGGTTCCCTGAACAGGCCGACAAGGAGAGAACTCGTGGACGACGTTCTGCGGCGCGCCCCGCTTTTCGCGGCGCTCGATGACGAGCAGGCCGCGGAGCTCCGCGCCTCGATGAGTGAGGTGACCCTCGCGCGCGGCGACGCGCTGTTCCACGAGGGCGACCCGGGCGACCGCCTCTATGTGGTCACCGAGGGCAAGGTGAAGC is a genomic window of Streptomyces sp. NBC_00708 containing:
- a CDS encoding MarP family serine protease, whose amino-acid sequence is MNVLDILLLAGAVWFAVIGYRQGFVVGILSVIGFLGGGLVAVYLLPVLWDQMTDGSEVSSTAAVVAVVIVIVCASIGQAFTTHLGNKLRRHITWSPARALDATGGALVNVVAMLLVAWLIGSALAGTSLPTLGKEVRSSSVLLGVSRVMPSQASTWFTDFSSVLAQNGFPQVFSPFANEPITEVRAPDPALVGSPVAARAKQSIVKVVGTAPSCGKVLEGTGFVFSDRRVMTNAHVVGGVDEPTVQIGGQGRLYDAKVVLYDWRRDIAVLDVPDLDVKPLRFADTESDAETGDSAIVAGFPENGAYDVRSARVRARIDANGPDIYHRGTVRRDVYSLYTTVRQGNSGGPLLTPEGKVYGVVFAKSLDDPDTGYALTADEIRDDITQGRTANQQVDSQGCAL
- the nth gene encoding endonuclease III encodes the protein MGEQGAGNRKNLKKTAEGRSATAKTGTAGSGSARRAKPAVAEAAGTATAGAPKRKPGRPESHLAMVRRARRINRELAEVYPYAHPELDFRNPFELLVATVLSAQTTDLRVNQTTPALFAAYPTPEDMAAAVPEDLEELIRPTGFFRAKARSLLGLSAMLRDDYGGEVPGRLADLVKLPGVGRKTANVVLGNAFGVPGLTVDTHFGRLVRRWKWTEQEDPEKVEAEIAAIFPRSEWTMLSHRVIFHGRRVCHARKPACGACPIAPLCPSYGEGETDPEKARKLLKYEMGGRPGQRLNPPPDYPGSPAPPLGAD
- a CDS encoding phage holin family protein; the encoded protein is MSDPGNYAGSADRSLGQLVASATAELSALVHDEIALAKAEVRQDVKRGVIGSVAFIVTGVLVLFSIPVLSFAAAYGIHNLGLGLAWSFLIVGGAFILLGVLLALFGYAKFKKVKPPEKSIASAKQTAAVLQGVKPHPRPETAADAILPLGGSTRADRAIESAPVQDKASAVARSST
- a CDS encoding CoA pyrophosphatase, with the protein product MKTHEPGTEQQGEERYSGTERGDAGGSGRRGGARDGRTDVVTAGPADDGVPVTVSAEGLPDWLDPVAGAARTVRPQQLSRFLPPESGAGRQSAVLVLFGEGARGPELLLMERAGSLRSHPGQPSFPGGSLDPEDGDQATTGPLRAALREAEEETGLDPRGVQIFGVLPRLYIPVSSFVVTPVLGWWRTPSPVGVVDPAETARVFTVPVADLTDPANRATAVHPSGHRGPAFLVESALVWGFTAGVIDRILHFAGWERPWDRARQVPLDWRA
- the acs gene encoding acetate--CoA ligase, with protein sequence MPRDTTDTLGLGEVVSNESLANLLREERKFAPPAELAANANVTAEAYEQAEADRLGFWAEQARRLTWATEPTETLDWSNPPFAKWFADGKLNVAYNCVDRHVEAGHGDRVAIHFEGEPGDSRAITYAELKDEVSRAANALIELGVGKGDRVAVYLPMIPEAAFAMLACARIGAAHSVVFGGFSADAIAARIEDADAKVVITADGGYRRGKPSALKPAVDDAVSRIDSVEHVLVVRRTGEDTAWTEGRDVWWHEITGRQSAEHTPEAFDAEQPLFILYTSGTTGKPKGILHTSGGYLTQAAYTHQAVFDLKPETDVYWCTADIGWVTGHSYIVYGPLANGATQVMYEGTPDTPHQGRFWEIVQKYGVTILYTAPTAIRTFMKWGDDIPAKFDLSSLRVLGSVGEPINPEAWIWYRKHIGADKCPIVDTWWQTETGTMMISPLPGVTETKPGSAQRALPGISATVVDDEANEVPNGGGGYLVLTEPWPSMLRTIWRDDQRFLDTYWSRFEGKYFAGDGAKKDEDGDIWLLGRVDDVMLVSGHNISTTEVESALVSHPSVAEAAVVGAADETTGQAIVAFVILRGTATASDELVAELRNHVGTTLGPIAKPKRIMPVAELPKTRSGKIMRRLLRDVAENRALGDVTTLTDSSVMDLIQSQLPSAQSED
- a CDS encoding alpha/beta hydrolase, encoding MTVPDSSASGPLGPEDRAGHEGPAGPAGPAPAPSAPAGGPVRLDGPWTHRDVAANGARFHIAEMGDGPLVLLLHGFPQFWWTWRHQLPALAEAGFRAVAMDLRGVGGSDRTPRGYDPANLALDITGVVRSLGEPDAALVGHDMGGYLAWTAAVMRPKLVRRLVVSSMPHPRRWRSSMLSDFAQSRAGSYIWGFQRPWVPERQLVADDAALVAQLISDWAGPGKAEFPDEATLGVYRRAMAIPSTAHCSIEPYRWMVRSLARPDGIQFNRRMKRPVRVPTLHLHGSLDPAVRTRSSAGSGEYVEAPYRWRLFDGLGHFPHEEDPAGFSAELINWLKDSEPDR
- the nhaA gene encoding Na+/H+ antiporter NhaA; the protein is MATPTPAPTGPRRTFLGRLPLPERNYVADALRTETVGGVILLAAAVAALVWANTAGSSYSAVSNFHVGPGPLGLHLSVAHWAADGLLAVFFFVAGVELKRELVAGELRDPRAAALPVAAALCGMAVPAGVYTLVNVLGDGSTAGWAVPTATDIAFALAVLAVIGTSLPAALRAFLLTLAVVDDLFAILIIAVFFTEDIDFLALGGAFLGLGLFHLLLRLGVRGWYVYVPLAVVVWGLMYNSGVHATIAGVAMGLMLRCTRREGEEHSPGERIEHLVHPLSAGFAVPVFALFSAGVSLSGGALAGVFDRPETLGVVLGLVVGKTIGVFGGTWLTTRLTRAELNKELAWADVFAIAALAGIGFTVSLLIGELAFAGDDDMINEIKASVLLGSLIAAVLSGVLLKLRVRRYRALSDAEELDEDGSGVPDVYEQDDPAYHLRMAALYEGKAAEHRRLARLAGAASSKPDSPA